A window of the Trichocoleus sp. genome harbors these coding sequences:
- a CDS encoding MFS transporter produces the protein MKFINQTLSFPAFQSRNYRLFFLGQGLSLVGNWITMVAMIWLVYHLTQSPVLLGIVGFASQVPNLVLVPFGGVLSDRWNHRQTLLVTQALSMLQSFLLAILTLTGTIHIAHIIALSLFQGIVNAIDSPTRQAFVPEIVERKESLINAIALNSSMFNGARLIGPAIGGVLLASVDAGYCFLIDGISYVAVLLALIAMRLKPKPSTASQSSLTFATIMQHLKEGFVYAFGFAPVRSILIMVGLVSFLGINFAVVLPIFSNEILHGNANTLGLLMAASGVGSLIAAVQLSLRRGVRGLGQLVAIAPIIYGLGMIAFAASRSIWLSTLLLAVIGFGSLLQSASSNTIIQTLVQDEMRGRVMSIYIMSFLGMISFGNLFQGTLISFIGAPATVAISGVICVVVAIFYARQLPRLRRMVWKSHPELAPPNLQS, from the coding sequence TTGAAATTCATCAATCAAACCCTCTCATTTCCAGCTTTTCAATCAAGAAATTATCGACTGTTCTTTCTGGGGCAGGGGCTTTCCCTGGTCGGTAATTGGATTACGATGGTGGCGATGATTTGGCTCGTCTACCACCTGACCCAATCGCCTGTGCTACTGGGAATTGTGGGTTTTGCTAGCCAGGTGCCTAACCTGGTGTTGGTTCCCTTTGGCGGGGTATTGAGCGATCGCTGGAACCATCGGCAAACGCTGCTTGTGACTCAGGCGCTATCTATGCTTCAGTCTTTTCTCCTGGCAATTCTCACTTTGACGGGCACAATTCATATTGCCCATATCATTGCGTTGAGTCTGTTTCAAGGCATTGTGAATGCGATCGATTCCCCAACTCGTCAAGCTTTTGTGCCGGAAATTGTGGAGCGTAAAGAAAGTTTGATTAATGCGATCGCGCTTAACTCCTCTATGTTTAATGGGGCGAGGCTAATTGGACCTGCGATCGGCGGAGTTCTGCTTGCGAGTGTGGATGCAGGCTACTGTTTTCTGATCGATGGAATCAGCTATGTTGCGGTTTTACTGGCGCTCATTGCCATGCGACTCAAACCCAAACCATCAACCGCTTCTCAGTCATCCTTGACCTTTGCCACCATTATGCAGCATTTGAAAGAGGGATTTGTCTACGCATTTGGATTTGCTCCTGTGCGCTCTATTCTAATCATGGTTGGATTAGTGAGCTTCCTCGGCATAAATTTTGCTGTCGTTCTTCCCATCTTTTCGAATGAAATTCTGCATGGTAATGCCAATACATTGGGTTTGTTAATGGCTGCATCGGGTGTAGGTTCGCTGATTGCTGCGGTTCAACTGAGTCTGCGTCGAGGGGTGCGAGGGTTGGGACAGTTGGTTGCGATCGCCCCGATCATTTATGGCTTAGGCATGATTGCCTTTGCTGCGTCTCGATCGATCTGGCTCTCTACCTTACTGCTGGCGGTTATTGGCTTTGGCTCGCTTTTGCAATCAGCTTCCAGTAATACCATCATTCAAACGCTGGTTCAGGACGAGATGCGAGGACGGGTGATGAGCATTTACATCATGTCATTTTTGGGAATGATCTCGTTTGGTAATTTGTTTCAGGGCACCCTGATCAGTTTCATTGGTGCGCCCGCTACGGTTGCGATTAGCGGAGTTATTTGTGTTGTGGTCGCCATTTTTTATGCGCGTCAGTTGCCCAGGCTGCGGCGAATGGTGTGGAAGTCTCATCCAGAACTGGCTCCTCCTAACTTACAGTCTTAA
- a CDS encoding SDR family NAD(P)-dependent oxidoreductase: MKIQGKTVLITGASRGIGQAIALEFARQGAKRLILVARNRSRLVEVAKTIEAHGVEAVPLALDLSQPITVNIAVAQTWRDYGPVDVLINCAGVAHQSPFLQAQIPQMQEEIATNLMGMYVMTRLIARRMAAQRQGTIVNVSSLMGKVAAPTMATYSATKFAILGFTQALRGELAAHNIRVVALLPSLTDTDMVQNLRWFRWVVPTTAQKVAQTLTTGLQRETPEILVGWQSHLVAWANRIAPWLVEKLSFLAAPLSPDRQRWLADHHFLAKAER, from the coding sequence ATGAAGATACAAGGAAAAACCGTACTCATTACCGGAGCTTCGCGTGGCATTGGACAAGCGATCGCCCTGGAATTTGCTCGACAAGGAGCGAAGCGGCTCATCTTAGTTGCACGAAATCGCTCACGACTGGTAGAAGTTGCCAAAACCATTGAGGCACATGGAGTAGAGGCAGTTCCTTTAGCTTTAGATTTGTCTCAACCCATCACCGTCAATATTGCCGTCGCTCAAACCTGGCGGGATTATGGTCCAGTTGATGTTCTGATTAACTGCGCTGGTGTTGCCCATCAGTCCCCTTTTCTGCAAGCCCAAATTCCGCAGATGCAGGAAGAGATTGCAACCAACCTGATGGGAATGTATGTCATGACTCGCCTAATTGCACGGCGAATGGCAGCACAGCGGCAGGGCACGATCGTCAACGTTTCTAGCCTGATGGGAAAGGTTGCAGCACCCACCATGGCAACCTACTCTGCCACCAAATTTGCCATCTTAGGATTTACCCAGGCACTCAGAGGCGAGCTTGCTGCTCACAATATTCGAGTCGTTGCCTTGCTCCCCTCCCTGACCGACACCGACATGGTGCAGAACCTCCGCTGGTTTCGCTGGGTCGTCCCTACGACGGCTCAAAAAGTCGCTCAAACGCTAACAACGGGGCTACAAAGAGAAACCCCAGAAATTTTAGTGGGATGGCAAAGTCATCTGGTGGCTTGGGCGAATCGAATTGCGCCTTGGCTGGTGGAAAAGCTCTCTTTCCTGGCAGCCCCTTTGTCGCCCGATCGTCAGAGATGGTTGGCGGATCACCATTTCCTCGCAAAGGCGGAGCGCTAA
- a CDS encoding ATP-binding protein: MEKTNILVVEDEPLIAMDIQQRLLRLGYNVAAIADSAETALQAAEQFPLDLVLMDIQLYGDRDGIETAAEIQERFNLPVVYLTAHADSATLEQAKLTHPFGYIVKPFENHDLSTAIEIALSRYQAEVAIHQAAEREKELHEIKSRFVSIVSHEFRNPLAVIQLALDIISRGDRTISPAKEELYIQRAKDSVHQMRDLLEDVLIIGESEAGNLQCHPVPIDLDDFCRNLIEELHMAVRANHSIILTIKRSIDSSQTIYCFDSKLLHYILANLLSNAVKYSLEQTDVKLNVFCQLDSVIFQIQDQGIGIPIAEQTQLFSPFYRSSNTKQIPGTGLGLSIVKQCVDAHGGTISIESKEGLGTTFTVEFHQ, from the coding sequence ATGGAAAAAACTAACATTTTAGTGGTGGAAGATGAACCATTGATTGCAATGGATATTCAGCAACGGCTGCTTCGCCTCGGCTACAATGTTGCCGCGATCGCTGATTCTGCCGAAACTGCCCTACAAGCGGCTGAGCAATTTCCGCTTGATCTCGTACTCATGGATATTCAACTCTATGGAGACCGAGATGGCATTGAAACTGCTGCTGAAATTCAAGAACGATTTAACTTACCCGTTGTTTACCTCACAGCCCATGCTGATTCAGCTACCTTAGAACAGGCAAAGTTAACCCATCCTTTTGGATACATCGTTAAACCCTTTGAGAACCATGATCTGAGTACGGCGATCGAAATTGCGCTCAGTCGTTATCAAGCGGAAGTCGCGATTCACCAGGCAGCAGAGCGAGAAAAGGAATTACATGAGATTAAGTCTCGATTTGTTTCTATTGTCTCTCATGAGTTTCGCAATCCGTTAGCAGTAATTCAGCTTGCGCTCGATATTATTAGTCGAGGAGATCGGACAATTTCACCTGCAAAGGAAGAACTTTATATTCAACGCGCTAAAGATAGTGTTCACCAGATGCGAGATCTGCTAGAGGATGTTTTAATTATCGGTGAGTCTGAAGCCGGAAACTTGCAATGTCATCCCGTTCCGATCGATCTGGATGATTTCTGTCGTAATCTGATTGAAGAGTTGCATATGGCAGTTAGAGCGAATCATTCAATTATCTTAACGATTAAACGATCGATTGATTCTTCTCAAACAATCTACTGCTTTGATAGCAAGCTGCTCCACTATATTTTGGCTAATCTTCTTTCTAACGCAGTTAAATACTCATTAGAACAAACGGATGTGAAATTGAATGTTTTTTGTCAGCTCGATTCAGTGATATTCCAAATTCAAGATCAAGGAATTGGCATTCCGATCGCAGAGCAAACACAGCTATTTAGTCCCTTTTATCGAAGTTCAAATACTAAGCAAATACCGGGTACAGGCTTAGGGCTTTCCATTGTTAAACAATGTGTTGATGCTCACGGTGGCACGATTAGTATAGAAAGCAAAGAAGGTTTAGGAACAACGTTTACTGTCGAATTTCATCAGTAA
- a CDS encoding PAS domain S-box protein, with translation MTSFLTHFFSEHYIPHGHCYLWQPGLVWLHTLSDLITALSYYLIPIILVYFVGKRRDVPFPGIFLLFSFFILSCGTTHLLEVWTLWHPMYWVSGLVKAITALVSLFTAMELVPLVPQALALASPAQLEAINQDLLQQITERQQAEAELRQYKEQLETLVAERTAELTRSNQQLQQEVVERKQAEQQIQFQATLLNQVRNAVICTDLEGHITFWNHFAEALFQWQADEVIGRSMAEVLAPFNQKQLLIESFADLQKNFQKQGEYPLRRKNGEILTVLSTTTAIRDQQGNATGFVDVSVDISDRIRAEDERKQTQLVLAQSEAQYRLLFENNPSPMWIFDAETLAFLVVNDAAVFLYGYSRAEFLTMTLFDIHPREDILALRNDLAQNSSNFYKAEWRHCKKNGEVFDVEVSSHIITWKDRVAKFVVTKDISRRKQLEAERKQAEVALQQLNQELDLKVQERTRELERSETLLREREQSFRALVENTPDIVARFDRNLRHLYVSPSVQQLTGLSADVFIGKTNEELGMSSDLVAQWSASLQAVFATGQPNEMEFSFPSVDGLRHYQSKIVPEVALNGSITSVLATARDITTVKEIQKALQQSEEFFRKLFEDAPLGIGIGVLASDRLFKVNGKFCQMLGYSAQELTELSFADYTHSDDLAVSMRLRDQLAAGIVPDYQLEKRYIKKTGEIFWVSLSTSIIHDPNGKPIHRLVMVKNITERKQAEADLRQSEHRLSLALEGAKAGMWDWDIQTNQSFWSDQNFRLMGYEPGSCEINFDRWLSSVHPDDRERTTAALNRVLAEKIDWIWEYRVQLPNGLTRWIYSQGKLSCDKQGNPKTMTGIQIDISDRKGAELVLQQKAQRERLLRIITQRVRQSLDLDAILETAVTEVRTMFQADRALIFQLLPNDQGEIIKESVLPQFPSLGVKAWTDACLVPDSIKHYCVGQPRIVSDVALDEWGACLGQLLHQIGVKSKISAPIILTLDDGSTKVWGLLIVHACAYRRLWQPDEAGFLQQLSNQLAIAIQQSSLYQRVQTELRERQQIETQLRASLQEKEVLLKEVHHRVKNNLQMVSSLLNLQANTIENPEVLKPFIESQQRVKTMALIHEKLYQSDNLAKINFVEYVQALVDGMFQSYWSSSSMPHLRMEIAPVELAVDAAIPCGLIINELVSNALKYAFPNDRSGEIKILFSSSDTQQYRLTVADSGIGIPENLNFQQSPSLGLQLVCALARKLRGTIELDRTNGTAFSITFDSKL, from the coding sequence ATGACTAGTTTTTTAACTCATTTCTTCTCAGAACACTATATTCCTCACGGACATTGCTATCTTTGGCAACCAGGGTTAGTTTGGCTTCACACTCTATCTGATTTAATCACAGCCCTGTCTTACTACTTAATTCCAATCATTCTGGTTTATTTTGTCGGTAAGCGACGGGATGTACCCTTTCCAGGAATCTTTCTGTTGTTTAGCTTCTTTATTCTGAGCTGTGGTACGACTCATCTATTAGAAGTCTGGACACTGTGGCACCCGATGTATTGGGTATCTGGTCTAGTTAAAGCAATCACAGCCCTTGTTTCGTTGTTTACAGCAATGGAACTTGTGCCATTAGTGCCCCAGGCGCTCGCGCTCGCTAGTCCTGCTCAACTAGAAGCGATCAATCAGGACTTGCTCCAGCAGATTACAGAGCGTCAGCAGGCAGAGGCGGAGTTGAGGCAGTATAAAGAACAGTTGGAAACGCTGGTTGCAGAACGCACTGCTGAGTTAACTCGATCGAATCAACAGCTTCAACAAGAAGTTGTAGAACGTAAGCAAGCTGAACAACAGATTCAGTTTCAGGCTACTTTGCTCAATCAAGTTCGTAATGCTGTGATCTGCACAGATTTAGAGGGACATATCACGTTTTGGAATCACTTTGCAGAAGCTCTTTTTCAGTGGCAAGCAGATGAGGTGATTGGCAGGAGTATGGCTGAAGTGCTCGCTCCTTTCAACCAGAAACAGCTTCTTATCGAATCGTTTGCAGATCTACAAAAAAACTTTCAAAAGCAAGGAGAGTATCCATTACGGCGCAAAAATGGTGAGATTCTCACTGTCTTATCAACAACAACGGCAATTCGAGATCAACAAGGAAATGCAACTGGGTTTGTGGATGTTTCAGTAGACATTAGCGATCGCATCCGTGCCGAGGACGAACGCAAACAGACACAACTTGTCCTTGCCCAGTCGGAAGCTCAATATCGATTGCTGTTTGAAAATAATCCCAGCCCAATGTGGATTTTTGATGCGGAAACCCTTGCCTTCCTGGTTGTTAATGATGCAGCAGTTTTCCTCTATGGGTATTCAAGAGCCGAATTTTTAACAATGACGCTTTTTGATATTCATCCGCGGGAAGATATTCTAGCTTTAAGAAATGACCTGGCTCAAAATTCATCTAATTTCTACAAGGCAGAGTGGCGACACTGCAAGAAAAACGGTGAAGTGTTTGATGTCGAAGTTAGCTCTCACATCATTACTTGGAAAGATAGAGTCGCTAAGTTTGTTGTTACTAAAGATATCAGTAGGAGAAAGCAGCTAGAAGCAGAACGCAAACAAGCCGAAGTTGCTTTACAACAGTTGAATCAGGAGCTTGATCTGAAAGTTCAAGAGCGCACCAGGGAATTAGAACGCTCAGAGACACTCCTGCGGGAGCGAGAGCAGTCCTTCAGAGCGCTAGTCGAAAACACACCCGATATTGTGGCTCGGTTCGATCGCAATTTGCGCCATCTCTATGTCAGTCCAAGTGTGCAGCAGTTAACCGGATTATCTGCTGATGTTTTTATTGGTAAAACCAACGAAGAATTGGGAATGTCGTCTGATTTAGTTGCTCAATGGTCTGCCTCTTTGCAAGCAGTCTTTGCCACAGGACAGCCGAATGAAATGGAATTTAGTTTTCCGTCAGTTGACGGTCTTCGGCACTACCAGAGCAAAATCGTTCCAGAAGTTGCACTGAATGGCTCTATTACGTCCGTTCTGGCAACAGCCCGCGACATTACCACCGTGAAAGAAATCCAGAAAGCACTGCAACAAAGCGAAGAGTTTTTCCGCAAGTTGTTTGAAGATGCTCCTTTGGGGATTGGGATTGGTGTGTTAGCGAGCGATCGCTTATTTAAAGTGAATGGTAAGTTTTGCCAGATGCTCGGTTATAGTGCCCAAGAACTAACAGAATTATCATTTGCAGATTATACACATTCAGATGACCTCGCTGTGAGTATGCGTCTGAGAGACCAGTTGGCTGCCGGGATCGTTCCAGACTACCAGCTTGAAAAACGATATATCAAAAAAACGGGGGAAATCTTCTGGGTCAGTTTGTCAACCAGCATCATTCATGACCCGAATGGCAAACCAATCCATAGGTTGGTCATGGTAAAGAATATTACGGAACGCAAGCAAGCAGAAGCAGATTTGCGGCAAAGTGAGCATCGTCTGTCCCTTGCTTTAGAAGGTGCAAAAGCGGGTATGTGGGACTGGGATATTCAAACCAACCAAAGTTTCTGGTCTGACCAAAACTTCAGGCTAATGGGATATGAGCCAGGAAGCTGTGAAATCAACTTCGATCGTTGGCTCTCATCGGTTCACCCAGATGATCGAGAACGAACGACGGCTGCATTGAACCGGGTATTAGCAGAAAAAATAGATTGGATTTGGGAATACCGAGTTCAGCTACCTAATGGTTTAACTCGCTGGATATATTCTCAGGGTAAACTGAGCTGTGATAAGCAGGGTAACCCCAAAACGATGACTGGAATACAGATTGACATCAGCGATCGCAAAGGGGCAGAACTTGTACTGCAACAAAAGGCTCAACGGGAACGACTGCTGCGGATTATCACCCAGCGAGTGCGCCAATCGCTTGACTTAGATGCAATTTTAGAAACAGCAGTTACCGAAGTTCGGACAATGTTTCAGGCAGATCGGGCACTCATTTTCCAGTTGCTACCCAATGACCAGGGAGAAATCATCAAAGAATCCGTTTTGCCGCAGTTTCCCAGCTTAGGGGTAAAGGCATGGACAGATGCCTGTCTTGTTCCTGACAGCATCAAGCATTACTGTGTTGGGCAGCCCCGGATTGTTTCAGATGTTGCCCTCGATGAGTGGGGAGCTTGCTTAGGTCAGCTCTTACACCAGATTGGCGTAAAGTCTAAAATCAGTGCTCCAATTATTCTCACTTTAGACGATGGCTCAACCAAGGTTTGGGGGCTGTTAATTGTCCATGCCTGCGCCTACCGTCGCCTCTGGCAACCAGACGAGGCAGGATTCCTGCAACAGCTCAGTAACCAGTTAGCGATCGCTATCCAACAATCGAGCCTTTACCAGCGAGTGCAAACTGAATTGAGGGAGCGCCAGCAGATCGAAACCCAACTCCGGGCTTCCTTACAGGAAAAGGAAGTTTTGCTCAAAGAAGTACATCACCGGGTGAAAAACAATTTGCAAATGGTTTCTAGCTTGCTCAACCTGCAAGCAAACACGATTGAGAATCCTGAGGTTTTGAAACCATTTATTGAGAGCCAGCAACGGGTCAAGACAATGGCGCTCATTCACGAGAAGCTTTATCAGTCTGATAACCTCGCTAAGATTAACTTCGTTGAGTATGTCCAGGCGTTGGTGGATGGGATGTTCCAATCCTATTGGTCTTCAAGCTCCATGCCTCACCTTCGTATGGAAATTGCTCCGGTTGAGTTAGCAGTTGATGCGGCGATTCCCTGTGGACTGATCATCAATGAACTTGTCTCGAATGCTCTAAAATATGCTTTCCCAAACGATCGTTCTGGTGAAATTAAAATTCTTTTTTCTTCAAGTGATACGCAGCAATACAGGTTGACAGTCGCAGATAGCGGCATTGGCATTCCTGAGAACCTCAATTTCCAACAGTCTCCTTCTTTAGGTCTCCAGCTCGTTTGTGCATTAGCTCGAAAATTACGGGGCACAATTGAGCTAGATCGGACAAATGGCACTGCATTTAGTATTACTTTTGACTCCAAACTTTAA
- a CDS encoding ssl1498 family light-harvesting-like protein — MYTINEEGILNNYATEPPVYFAQSPSPEQQQRYALQGAIAILLVAFTLLTAFAVS, encoded by the coding sequence ATGTACACCATTAACGAAGAAGGCATCCTTAACAACTACGCTACCGAACCCCCTGTCTACTTCGCGCAATCTCCTTCTCCAGAACAACAGCAGCGGTATGCTCTCCAAGGTGCGATCGCCATCCTCCTCGTGGCTTTCACGCTCCTAACCGCCTTTGCTGTCAGCTAA
- a CDS encoding SDR family NAD(P)-dependent oxidoreductase: protein MHIHFDSLFRLIAFAFALLPGFLMLDRWWREWVYDLPGKTILMTGGSRGLGLVMARQLIDAGARVAICARDEAELERAKTDLEQRGGNVFAITCDVTDQAQVEQMIQQVREYFGAIDILINNAGTDIVGPLENLTMQDYDDLMKLHFWAPLYATYAVLPEMQVRKAGRIVNISSIGGKLASPHMVAYCASKFALVGLSEGMRTELAKDGIAVTTVCPGFIRTGVLDHGVMKGQNRKEFAWFSISDSLPLISASAEKVARVTIAGLRRGAAEVIVPFPTWLSAKFYALFPELSTNLFGLANRLLPNPGGIGEARAFGKDSHSAWSPSLLTYLSDRAAERNNERPATEPKVTSTVKQVGGDRAQSSQPAETGDNQPTAPNIHSAVE, encoded by the coding sequence ATGCATATTCACTTCGACAGCTTATTTAGACTGATTGCCTTTGCATTCGCACTGCTACCCGGTTTCCTGATGCTCGATCGCTGGTGGCGCGAATGGGTTTACGACCTGCCAGGTAAAACTATTCTGATGACAGGCGGTTCACGCGGATTAGGGTTGGTGATGGCACGCCAGTTAATTGATGCTGGGGCACGGGTGGCGATCTGTGCGCGGGATGAAGCCGAACTGGAACGGGCAAAAACTGACCTGGAACAACGAGGTGGAAACGTTTTTGCAATCACTTGTGATGTGACGGATCAAGCCCAAGTAGAGCAAATGATCCAGCAAGTTAGGGAATACTTTGGAGCGATCGATATTCTCATTAACAATGCCGGAACAGATATTGTTGGGCCATTGGAAAACCTGACTATGCAGGACTACGATGACCTGATGAAGCTGCATTTCTGGGCACCGCTTTATGCTACTTATGCCGTCTTACCAGAGATGCAGGTACGCAAGGCTGGACGCATTGTCAATATCTCCTCAATTGGGGGAAAACTGGCATCACCGCATATGGTTGCGTATTGTGCCAGCAAGTTTGCTCTCGTTGGGCTATCAGAAGGGATGCGAACCGAATTGGCAAAAGATGGAATTGCCGTTACGACGGTTTGCCCTGGTTTTATTCGCACTGGCGTTCTCGATCATGGTGTGATGAAAGGACAAAACCGCAAAGAATTTGCCTGGTTCAGCATCAGTGATTCGCTGCCGTTGATCTCTGCGAGTGCCGAAAAAGTTGCCCGTGTCACGATCGCTGGACTTCGTCGGGGTGCTGCGGAAGTGATTGTGCCATTTCCAACCTGGCTTTCTGCCAAATTCTATGCCCTGTTTCCTGAACTGAGCACAAATCTATTCGGTTTAGCCAATCGACTCTTACCCAACCCTGGTGGAATTGGAGAAGCGCGTGCATTTGGAAAGGACAGCCATTCTGCCTGGTCGCCCTCCTTGTTGACTTATTTGAGCGATCGCGCTGCAGAACGAAACAACGAACGTCCTGCAACAGAACCGAAAGTTACGTCGACTGTAAAACAAGTGGGTGGCGATCGAGCGCAATCAAGCCAACCGGCTGAAACGGGTGATAACCAACCAACAGCACCCAACATTCACTCAGCAGTGGAGTAA
- a CDS encoding response regulator transcription factor, translated as MTETKIRLLLVDDQTIIRQGLRSLLEAKPDLEVVGEAENGQQAIVQVKTLQPDIVLMDVRMPVMDGVAATRQICQQFSQTRVLVLTTFDDDEYVSQAMRVGARGYLLKDTHSDDLAAAIRAIYKGYTQMGPGLIEKAMAAASPTIPAQPTYLPPELAGLTAREREVLSLIVAGASNREIAESLYISERTVKNHITHILSQLNVRDRTQAAMLASAFLPLL; from the coding sequence ATGACTGAGACCAAAATTCGGCTCTTGCTCGTTGATGATCAAACAATTATTCGTCAGGGTCTAAGAAGCCTCCTCGAAGCCAAGCCTGACCTGGAAGTAGTGGGTGAAGCAGAGAATGGGCAGCAGGCGATCGTTCAGGTTAAAACGCTGCAACCCGATATCGTATTAATGGATGTGCGGATGCCTGTGATGGATGGTGTGGCAGCAACGCGCCAGATTTGCCAGCAATTTAGCCAGACCAGAGTATTAGTGCTGACGACCTTTGATGATGATGAATATGTTTCGCAAGCAATGCGAGTCGGAGCGCGAGGCTATTTGCTCAAAGATACTCACTCTGACGACTTAGCCGCTGCAATTCGAGCCATTTATAAAGGTTATACGCAAATGGGACCAGGCTTAATTGAAAAAGCGATGGCAGCAGCTTCTCCAACGATTCCGGCACAACCAACTTATCTGCCGCCAGAACTTGCAGGATTGACTGCTCGCGAACGCGAAGTCCTCAGTTTGATTGTTGCAGGAGCCAGTAATCGCGAGATTGCAGAATCACTTTATATTTCGGAACGAACGGTTAAAAACCACATTACTCATATTTTGAGCCAATTGAATGTGCGCGATCGAACCCAGGCTGCGATGCTTGCGAGTGCCTTTCTGCCGTTGTTGTAG
- a CDS encoding MFS transporter: MTHYLEKTNLEETIVFSSEEISDPILPLESPVPKSQLTKISKDEIRSSLRASTLDGVFATLFSTITGGVLLSNFLVELEATPLQIGMLASMPMVANLLQPLGAYWADCTTSRRLYSLWIYGISRLLWLPLAIAIIVFSWHPAHPQQMIVATLTVMLATNALGAIGGASWLSWLATLVPRQLRGRYFGFRNSAFSLTGLIALPLFGVTVSRWMGGSIQGFGVLLVAAVVAGLISLGFQSGMTDVNPQANSSEVLKLQSENSVLPSCSISQETEPACQSIVTAKILPETAHRDIFSNFRFLLFLLYFGLWAFGINLSNPFFNLYLLDNLALDLSWVTLYNALGAGANLLMLLFWGKLADQIGNRPILLLDGVLVAVTPLLWLGTDTTPLSIWLWFPLLHLLGGGTGAAIDLCLNNLQLAIAPVQHQTKYFAMTAAIGGVTGAMGALTGGWLAQSSNTGTITGLFALSSVLRLVALLPLIWLQEPQRRSLRDILERWYAQIKQKSTHSNHVELPASELATVPAVLPSIGCKQDEMQSN; this comes from the coding sequence GTGACACATTATTTAGAAAAAACGAATTTAGAAGAAACGATCGTTTTTTCCAGCGAGGAGATTTCAGACCCGATCCTACCGTTGGAATCTCCAGTTCCCAAAAGTCAACTCACAAAAATTTCCAAAGATGAAATTCGATCGAGTCTCCGCGCTTCAACGCTAGATGGAGTTTTTGCGACGCTTTTTTCCACAATTACTGGAGGCGTGTTACTCAGTAATTTTCTTGTGGAGCTAGAGGCAACTCCCTTACAGATTGGGATGCTGGCTTCCATGCCGATGGTGGCAAATTTACTACAACCCTTAGGCGCTTACTGGGCAGATTGCACCACCAGTCGTCGGCTTTATAGCCTCTGGATTTATGGCATTTCTCGCTTGCTCTGGTTGCCGTTAGCGATCGCAATTATTGTCTTTAGCTGGCATCCTGCTCACCCGCAGCAAATGATTGTTGCAACCCTGACTGTAATGTTGGCAACGAATGCATTGGGGGCGATCGGCGGTGCTTCCTGGTTGTCCTGGTTAGCGACCTTAGTTCCCCGACAGCTTCGAGGACGATATTTTGGCTTTCGCAATAGCGCCTTTAGCCTCACTGGTCTGATTGCCCTACCATTATTCGGAGTCACGGTTTCGCGCTGGATGGGAGGCAGTATTCAGGGATTTGGCGTGCTACTGGTTGCGGCAGTTGTTGCAGGGCTGATCAGTTTGGGCTTTCAGTCGGGCATGACTGATGTGAATCCGCAGGCAAATTCATCTGAAGTGTTGAAACTTCAATCAGAAAATTCAGTGCTTCCCAGTTGTTCCATCTCTCAGGAAACCGAGCCAGCGTGCCAGTCGATCGTCACTGCTAAAATCCTACCGGAAACAGCTCACCGCGACATTTTCAGCAACTTTCGTTTCCTGCTGTTCTTGCTCTATTTTGGTCTATGGGCATTTGGAATTAACCTCAGCAATCCATTCTTCAATCTATATTTGCTCGATAACCTGGCTCTCGATTTAAGCTGGGTCACGCTCTACAACGCATTAGGGGCAGGCGCGAATCTACTGATGCTCCTCTTCTGGGGCAAATTGGCAGACCAGATCGGGAATCGCCCCATTCTGTTGCTGGATGGCGTGCTGGTTGCCGTTACCCCACTCCTCTGGTTAGGTACTGATACAACTCCACTCTCAATTTGGCTGTGGTTCCCGCTGCTGCACCTCCTGGGCGGTGGGACGGGTGCGGCGATCGACCTGTGCCTCAACAATTTGCAACTGGCGATCGCTCCTGTTCAACATCAGACGAAATATTTTGCAATGACGGCAGCGATCGGTGGGGTGACTGGGGCGATGGGAGCACTGACAGGCGGCTGGTTAGCCCAATCTAGCAACACGGGAACGATTACAGGATTATTTGCGCTGTCCAGCGTTTTGCGGCTCGTGGCACTGCTGCCGTTGATTTGGCTGCAAGAACCGCAGCGGCGATCGCTCAGGGACATCTTGGAACGATGGTACGCCCAGATTAAACAGAAATCGACTCATTCAAACCATGTTGAATTGCCCGCTTCAGAGCTGGCGACAGTACCCGCTGTTCTCCCGTCAATCGGCTGTAAACAGGACGAGATGCAATCGAACTGA